The nucleotide window TTATTGATACATCATCCGATTTGTCTAAATCACATAGAATGGATTGTTTTTGTTTGCGGACATCACATTTTATCATGATAGAAAAATTTGGGGTTGAAAGATACATTATATTGGAATAAAAAGAGTTATTTTcatgaattaattaaattagtcttaTTTTCAGTTAAGAAGAAAATGGATTCACCAAACTTCCAAGAACTAACAAAATTCCATCAAGACTAGATTCATTTTTTAATTGTCTTTGAAACAAAGGCATTAATTACTCATGTGGTGCATTGCATTTTTTACTCATCTATGGAGGATTTGCTTGGAAGTCTAAATTTGCACATGGTTAAGTAGATCAGATGTCATTATACTTTTGATCACTAGTTACACTACAAAACATATTTAATGAATCCAATGGGACCTACCACTATGTTGATGATCTTCACTAGGAAGTTTTAAACTTTTAAGTAACAAAATGACGAAATATATAACAATTTTGGTCAAGCATTTAGGTCCCTTTCTTTTTGGGTTTGAACTATTTTTAGTATTGGGGTTGAATTAGCTTATTATTAAGAAATAAAGTTTCCTACCTCAacactattttaaattttccaatttacaaaaaatttgaaattttctttcttatcaAGAATAAGCATAAAAAATCAGAACTGCTTGAACAGTTAAACCACAATAGGTTAATTTTCGGTCTACCAATTATTCCAATAGAAAAGAAATATAATATGTTAAATAGTTAGTTGTAGGAGGACATCTTAGTAACAGTTAAAGTAGTtaagattgattttcttatcaTGATCACAAATTACAAGTAGCACAAGAATAATTTCAATTGTTCTCTTTATTGGTTTACACAGCAATGGAAGGTATTGATTTGATTTCCTTTATAGATTTTGTGTGATTTCTTGTTCCCCTATCAGAAGTCATAGTTAGTAACCAAGTCATGTTCCTACAAGCTTATATCTCAAGCTAGCCTTGTTTATTTTTGAAGGAAAACACTTTGCATTATTACCAAAAGTAGAAAAAGTTCGTTTCTTCTGTTgttaacttttatatattaattgcTTATTCCATTAAAATGGTATATAGGTAAAATGCTAATTAAACAGCCAAagtttttatcaaaaataaaataaaatgtctcTCTTAATAGTTAATACCCCGGCCAATGAGCACTTTGATATTTGCACTGAATACAATACAAAAAAGTTCACATAAATTAAATTGTCAAATCCCACGTgacaatatataataaatcaatACTATTGTATGTCTAAGCAAGCAACACCCAAAATTGCATCCTATATTCAGGATGAATTTTATGTAGTACACCAAACGAACAAGTTCTTGCTCCAATGATTTTTATAAGATAGCTTGCTGTACATATATTAGGACAAGCATAAATTTAAAAGCCGTTCATGAATTAAAACTATAAtagtactatttttttttttttaatgaaacaaATTTTGGAGGATTTAATTTCTTATGTGCATAATCATATAATACTATGTGCGCAATTATGGGCACTGGCACATGAAACCCTAGTTCACATGGAAAGGGCAGTGGTTCTTTTAAGAGATCCAATAACTACCAACTTAGGTTCAACCTTCTAGAGACATATAAATTCTCCATTATTACTCCCTTCACCTCCACCCCCCACATTGCACTAGTTTTATTTAAAGCAATGTTGGAAATTGGAAACCCCATCATGTGGTTTGGAATTAATAAACATAGTTTTAGTAGGGCCACTTGACCATAGTTTAAACATTCATGTAGTGTTAATAATTACGATGAAGATAGTATTATTTGTAAGACGCTATTTTTCATTGTTCTCTTACTTCTTAATTACTATGATGCCTCAAAATTATTGTATTAATTTCAGGGTACATAAGATAATAATCAATGATTTAAGTCTTTTAATAATATAACCCTTATTCTAAGAGAGAATgcgaccaaaaaaaaaaaaaaactcttgtcaattaataaaaattatactcCAGTCAAAAGAGGACAAATAATGGACATCCTGTCATTCGTTTTGCagcatgtatgtatgtatgtatgtattcattcactaatatatataaagagaagatgaagaagagttGACCATGATTTGTTTGTCTTTATCATTCTCTCATCTGCTTGCAACTTGTTAGAATGCATATGGAGTAAGTATTTAATATTGCTGTTGGATCAAGTATAATGTAACACAGCACTTTGATGTTTGAATTTTCCAAAATCTACAGTGGACctggtttattttattaaggtttgggaataaaaaaaatatggtaTTAGGTCAAGAATTGGCCACCTTTATTTTCTAAAGCATATTAAATAAGCTttacaattatatataaataaaagtgtgcaataaacatataaatatCCCACTAATTTTAGTACTAATTCAAAGGGCGAAGCCAAGTCTAAGGTTTTAgtactaattaattttagtgtttgTGGGCATGTTAATAAGACCTTCAACTTTAGTAATATATAGTTGACATGAGTTAATAATGTGTCGTGTTATCACGTTAATTAGAATTGAAATGTAAGTACATATCTCTTATATCACGTTGATGTACTATACTTGGTGGTGCGTACCTAATAAGaatcactaaaaaaataaatcatatttaTGCAAATTCTTGCAAGTAATAATAGTTGCCGCCATGGGTTTTCGTTTTTGAAGAGAATTTCTTGGCGTTACATAAGGTCAAGACACAAGAATTTCATTTTCGGCAAGATTCCTCATCTCTTTTAAATTGTCGTACTATACCCTCACGTTTATGTTAGTTTTGTATGTATATATCATCCTTTGAAAGAGTTAAATTTCAATTTGACCCCTAAAATTTGATCCGATACTTAGAATGACTCTCATAATTTTGCTGGCCTCAATTAGAACCCTTAAATTTGTAATCATGGCTCTGTCCTACCCCTGTGATAATTTCTGTCACCGAAATGCTGATCTGGCGCAATTACATGACATGGTGGACGCTACTTAAATAACGGCGCATTGGTTTCGCATCCAAACCCTTTGAAAACTACGTAGTGCAAGggttttcttgatgttttgcATCTTATGATCGTCGTAgtagaaagaaagagagttttAACAAAAAACAATTGAAACGACGTGGTTTCCAAATGGTTTGGACGTGAAAACAATGCCCGTTGTTTAAGTAGTGTCCATCGTGTCATGTAATTATATTAGATCAACATTCCGGTGACGGAGATAATCGCAGGGACAGGTCAGAGCCACGATTGCAAATTTGAGGGTTTTAATTGGGGCCGTCGAAATTGTGGGGATCATTTTGAGTATCGGACTAAATTTCAGGAGTCAAATTGAGATTTAACTCCCTTTGGAATCTTTGTTCAATTAACCTTAAATTAAGAGGtcaaaagagataaaaaagaaacaatGGGATCCAACTCGCTCTAGCTAGCTAAGAATgagagaaaaaattgaaaaaaggaaaaatagattatatatataatatatgtagaAAATTAAGGTTAGTTAGAGAAAAAAGTTAAGTATATAAGAAACATGTATCATAGTTTGTTAATAATGAGATACAGGTAGATTTGATTCATGAATCCCTACCATGGATCTTTTTGGTCTGTACTACTAATTATGTGCTAACTACCACCATTTATAAGGAATAGGATGAATTGACAAAAAGCTAAGTAGGATAGGGATATAAAACCTTAACTTTGGCGATTCCAGCTAGCTAGCTAGGTTgatgtgcaaagttgtgaacaAATTATTGATTCTATGGTTTATAAACTAAAATTCATTTAACATTGCTCACCAATAATCAACTTTTGAGTTCGAGTTAGCATATAAATCACTATGACTTACTTTGATTATCAAACTTTTGGTTGCATTGTAGGTCCAATTTATCAACTTTTAGCCTCTCATTTTTAATAAGATTACTAGCTTAGGCACAATTTGATAATTGtcttagaatagaaaaaaaaattataaaaacatacACTTACTCAAATACTTATTACCTAAATTATAGCCTTGTAGTTTCAAGTTTGATTGTGTAGGTCCAGTTATATACAAAGAACGGTTACGTTTCTCATAAGCAAGCAACCTTGAATATAATGTTGGATTAATTAAGAAGTGTGTTTATGTAATGACTAGATTTGCTCGGGTCCATAACCCAAAAAACATGCCCTATACTTAACACAGAGAATAATGAATTATGAATCATGATGCCCCTTATTATTATGCCTTGTTTCATGTTGTGTAtgtctctatatatatatataacattcaTCATTCACTATCTCACTTATGTGACTTATTACACAACATAGAGAATtcagaaattaattatatatgttctATCTACTTTAACTTGGTGGGGGAAGGGAAGTTGTGAGGGATATAATAAGATCGATCGAAATGGGAAGTTGTCTGTTGACCCAAggttttaataataattcttcATGGGGTTGTATTgattcaatgctttttctttttccaagtGCACATGATATCATATACTACTATTACTATCTTTGACAGTTAAAGTAAAGTTAGGAAAATTCAGAAGAAGAAGCCCTTATTAATATTACCATGTCTTAGCTCATATTGTGATTTTCCTTCTTCAAGAAATTTACTGCTTTTAATCATAGATGTTTTGGGAGTAGGAGTTGGTAGGTTTACAGTCCAAATTTATTTTGTGGGCCAACTTTCACCATCACACACATTCATAATCATAGTATTCCCATTGCACTTGTTTCTTGgttatatattaagaaaagaagaataataattaaattttattctagcTAAAAAAAGCATAAATAATCTTCTTCTATCATGTTCGGTGTTCAATGGTCTCTTTGGGGATCTGATCTCCCAATTCAGCTAAGAGAAATATCATTATTATAGTACTATCTAACCTCAAACATTAatgacaaattaaataaatattccaTCATTCCCAGCactttcttgttattaaaaCTTGGTTTGGTAAAATATTTAAGTTATAATATTNatattaaattttttagttttgataagtataaattattttaaaaaaaatctactttaagtattttgaaaaatacatcTATTGTTTTACGGTTATAAATACGAAtacatgttttatttatttatttatcaaatgaaaaataaaatatttgtacatttcaaaaacacaaatttctcttaaaaaattttatgaaaccAAGCCTAATTGTGATTAGTAGTACTCCATACTCACCGAACACAAAGTGCACAAGTTAAAgcaaaatatattatatgatcATGTCACAGAACTGTGCTGAAATTTAGGGTGGGAGGAGGGAAGATCCATCAATATATATGTATCCTTTTTAGGTAAGACTTTTTTGCTTTATCAACTTTTAAATTCTTGTATTAACTGGCATAACTGATTTTAAAAAGCACACGCCACCTAGGTATCTGCCTCaacctcctcttcttttttaataatatagagGTATATAAGTAAAGGGTGTACTATATGGTAAGAACTAAGaagcatatataatatatatttattaaattgaaattaaatggTAATGGTCCTTTGTGACAGcactattcttcttcttttcctctgagtTTTCCCCTTCACAATTCCAAAGACACATGCAAATGAATCAATCACCTCATTATGATTCCTTCATAGAACCCATAAACAAAAACTACCCATTATCCATTTCACCAAAAAGTTCAGATCTTTAAACAAAACTTaccaaaagaacaagaaaatgaggGACATAATTTCATGTTTTAGTGAGAACGCAGTGAATGTGAGACAACAAGCTTCATGTTCTAGCTACTCATCATCAAGCAACGCTTGCATCAATCCAAGCCTCACACCTTCAACAAGAAACTCAGTTTCCTCTGTTTACAGATCAACACTCTCCAACAAGCACCAGATTCTGATGATCACAGTCACATGGTGCAAGAGCTTCTCCAATCAAGGACTCACTATAAGCTTTGGAACACAAGATCCACCATCACCACCTTTCAGGCTTAACACCAATTCAAGGTTCTtcaggaagaagaaaggaagcaAATTGATGGTTGAATCTTCCAATCATGAGTCAAGAATTGAAGTCTTCTGGGATCTTTCCAATGCTAAATACGACACTGGACCTGAACCGGTTGATGGTTACTATGTTGCGGTTGTTGTTGGTTTGGAAATAGCACTGATCATTGGTCACATAGCAGAAGAATCAGTTACCAAGAAGCTAAAAGCCATGGCAGCAACAAGTTCGGGTAAATTCTCATTGTTATCTAGAAGAGAACATTGTTCAGGTAACACACTTTACACCACAAAGGCTCAGTTCTGTGAAAATGGAACGTGGCATGATATCATGATAAGGTGCAGTGGTGGAAATGGAAATGAAGGGTTGTTAAAGTCTTCTTCGTCTTCGTCGCTGTCGTCGTCGCCGCCGGCTCTGATGGTTTGCATTGATAAGAAGACAGTGATCCGTGTCAAGAGGCTTCAGTGGAATTTCAGGGGAAATCAAACaatttttgttgatggtttgCTGGTTGATTTACTTTGGGATGTTCATAACTGGTTCTTcaatccttcttcttcttctgggTATGCAGTGTTCATGTTCAGAACAAGGACTGGTTTGGATAGCAGATTGTGGCTGCAAGAGAAgccttcactcaaagataaagatGCTCTTGAATTCTCATTCCTCATCTATGCTTGTAAGACTGCATAAAAATGGAACTTGTTCATCTCactccttattttctttttcctaaatGTTTTAAGacagaaaatataaagacaCTGAGATAATAGAGACAAAGATACACTCACTGATTAAGTGCCTTTGTCCCACTGTTTCTAGCTTTGGTTGGAAAATTTTGTTttcctaaaaaagaaaaatttattttgtttattctgTATGTTTCTTCTCTACATAGTATCTCATAACATCTTTGTATTTCTTTCTGTTCTTACAGAATTACTAAAGAGGCCTTTGTACTTGCTTTAggtcctcttctttcttttcttcttgtaagGATACATATTGATTCATTTCCTATATTATaggaaacagaaagaaaatatttttagaattgtAGAAATGTTGAGTCATGAGGCTTATCAAGACAGAACAATTTATCTGTGTAATTTGTGTNNNNNNNNNNNNNNNNNNNNNNNNGATTCAAGACATGAATTATTGATGAAGATTTTCTTAAAgggaaatttaaattttggtttGCTTCTTAGCTTACTTGAATTTTATCCCTTTATAGTATAATAGTAGTAAAGAATAAAGTTAAGAATTGTATCATCTGAACAATATCTGGACCACATTATTCTCCTATGCTCCTACAAATACAAATTTTGTATGTATAGCTAAAAAATAAACCTCTTCATCATAACCATTATTGATGGAGACtatgatttaattttgatttgctTAATGCTCGAGCTTATTGCAGTTTAATTATGTGCCTTAATTACTCTTTAAGGATGAAGTATGAAGTAGCTTAAGATTAAGCTTGGTTTGGGTCACTTTCATTTGATATCAAAATCATTGGAAGCAGCTTCTTCAACGTTTTAAATAATGTTATTGTCTTTACTTGCTTATTACCAATATGGTctattcttcatttcttcttctttttctgtccTTAGACCCATTGACAGGTATTTGTAACACCATGGTCCCTGCAATATGGTAAAACAATCGTTACAAGCACTCTTATTTCCAGATGGTAAAACAATTTTTATCATGTTCGTCCCTTTGAAGCGATGGTTTTTATagttatttgtatataaattaaTTCTAATCGTGTTCTAATAATTTAAAGTACATACAAATATTTATAGCTATGAGCctatgataaataattaaacattgTCCGGTAGCTGCTTGATTCTGGTATCTCATTTTATGTCCTTTCACTGAATACAAATTTATTCTTTACTTCAGACTTCAAAggatgtttcctatgctttgcAAGTTAGTATGATCATACGATAAGGGTAACCGGTAATCtactttatatttaaattatgcaTTTTTTTCCCCCTCTCGCATATAAATTTATCATGTCAATATACATGGAAGAATTCATTTTTACGCTTATACAACTAGGATAtttacttatataaaaatatataaagtatttttttaatttttaaattaatatattattttagaatttgaacaaaatttatttttatgttttttaatgtatatatatatatatatttcaactttttaaaaaagttttttattaaaaactttTATACAAATATGAAGAAATAGGGAATGGGAATCTCCGTAGGGACGGCTGGAAAACGGGAAATGGAGAATGAAGTAATTAGTAATTACCAACATtgattgttaattttattaattaatcaagAAATGTAGAAATAATACTTATCATattcattcatatatatatatatcaaatagAGTTAATATCCAGGTGAAATGATAAATTATTAGagaaatctttaaaatttttgcaaatcaaataaaataaattttaaaatactttcAAGAACACGTCACGTTAGTTATgctattaattgaaaaaatttaattttaataatagataatagataataaattattcaaaaaaataaaaatattttaagaataatactAATATCTTAGTAACAAAATAACTATGAATTTTCTGCTACTTATTTTTTTACTCACaaatgttttttcttttaagaattaaaaaaattttacatggtcatttaattaaattttgtatttaaataatttttaaatattaaatttaaaactaaattatttttattagacaatatataattatttgtttgtgtataatttttttacacgTGTAAacaaattagtattattttttattctttacgAATGCTTGCGACATCCGTGCTCCCGAAGTGGGCTGGGAGGAAGCCCAAAAGCTTTGCACAAATAATGACATAATATACTGCTAGTGTTACTATGCAGCTTCTTTCTTTAGGGCCTAGGCCCAATATCATAAAAAAGTATGAAACGGAGCCCGACCGAAAATATTAGTTTGAACTTGGGCAACCATGAGATCTAGTAGGAGGCATTACGAAACGGCCTAAACTTTGTTATCTATAAACTGCAAGAATGTATTATGGTTGGCATTATACTCGTCGATgcttatttctttttatcctctaATTCGTCAGGATAAGGTTAAGGATTCTGTTGAAAATCAAAACTCTATTTAGTATATAAGCTTGTATTTGTTTACAGAGACATGATATTGAGATTGACACACGACATGGTGTTTGGCAAAGGAGATATGAAGACAATGTTTTCAGAGAtattgaattagtgtattttgtgttcaTCCTGATAGGAAAGATACAGAGACACTAACAAAAAACACAACTtatattcttgttaattttttataattatattttttattattatatttttcatctcaaattttttgaatgaaaaaaatgaaaataaattgaattttcataatttgtattAGTTTATCAGTGTCTTGTCCTATCCTATTTTCAGTGTTTTGTCCTGTCCTATTCTTAGAAACAGCCTAAAAATTTGTCGTTGGCTAATAAATTACTGTATATATAAAGTGAGATTCAAACTGTCGATACTTACTTAAACTGACTAGTGAACTAACACTATTCCAACCCAATTCGGTTCTCATGAGTGGTTATTAGATCACCATTAATAATGGGCTTGAATTTCATGTGGCAACAATCATATAATTCACCCTATCATGATGACATGGTAACATGGAAAATTTAATGGCATTAGAAATTTGGTAGTATTTGAGAACAGAACTGAATAAAATGGATAAAAAACGATATCATGAGTTTATAACTGTGCCTGAAGTTACATTCAACAATTGAGATTTGGCCATcgaattaaacaaaaaatattagaagattatcaaaatttattattttttattatcatgactaagtaataataaaaaataataaattctgatgtTGCATTTCTCTTTTTGTAACATACTACAACGCTTAGTTAAACATCTATGAAGAATGCTAATTGCTATATTGCTACTGCACCAATTATGAGAGaaaggaaagataaaaagaatattattgCCAATAGATTTTATGGACCCACTTTTTTGGGGTATAATCTTGTCTTCTGCAGCAAAAAAGGGAATCACACTGATTTAGACAAATAATAGAATGGTTTTTCAAAACTTTGAATAGGTCAGAATATATGAAGTCACTCACTGCATTCTTTAGGATGGCAGAAGCACTTCAAGGCACGACCACATTTGCCATTAGGCCTTTCACACTTTTTACAAGAATTCCTTATATGTCCTGGACTAATGTCAAATGACATCCTTGTCCCTAACTTGTAATCATACCCTGAAGAAGAAGTTTTTGCGGATCCAGCTATAGTGAGAGCAATTCAAATCCTCACGATGAAAACCCTTTTCAACTTTATGAAGATCCTCAATAATTAAACATGGATAAGGCATTTTCACATCATGATCTTGATCCCCACATTTGCTTAAGCCTATGCAGCCATGCATCAATGGTTAGAATGTGTTCTTCTGATTGAGCAGTTGATGAGGAGTGAGTTTTGTTCTGTTCGAGGAGGAGAAGGGAAACCGTTTGTGATAGTTAAAGGAGAAACATATTGGAGAGAAGGAGAGCAAGAATGTGAGATAGTGAGTAATTTAGCATCACAATCAACTGAAGAAACTTGGAATAGGCCAAGAGAAGTTCTCAAGTATAGCTTCTGAGATCTGCATATATAAGGTGATTCTGCTTAATAGAGATGATGAATTCAAGAAAGAAGATGCTTTATGATGAGTTCtgatatcatcatcatcacagtAGTAGCTTGTAGAGTTATTAGCATTATTCTGAGTAGGAGCGGAGCTTAGTTGAGACAAGAGGCACCtctccaaattttttataaaaaaattagtaatactttttcaaaaaataaaaaataatttaattaacttaaatactttactatgacttaagtattaatattattgtatttgtataaattgataaaaaattcaataaatattataaatttttaatatttttttacatattttacagaatatatattcaaatttttatataaaataataatgaaaaataaaaaaattaatgtattttttaagaGGAAGACTAATATTTAAGAAAGAgaacatataacttttacaatatcaacaccTGTAAATAGTTTTTCTACTTTAAAAAATTACGAAGAAAATGAGATACAACcttcaaaagtttaaaaagtTACATCTAAAgagtttgaccttaatttttTAGAATGAGATTCTAGAAAACGACTTTAAATTTGACAATATCACCCAAATCAGAGagataaagttacaaatttattttaaatcaaatccatatcaaaaatattttaacaattaTCTACTATCTAACtcctaaaattttatttcaaatttccCC belongs to Arachis duranensis cultivar V14167 chromosome 8, aradu.V14167.gnm2.J7QH, whole genome shotgun sequence and includes:
- the LOC107461761 gene encoding uncharacterized protein LOC107461761 codes for the protein MRDIISCFSENAVNVRQQASCSSYSSSSNACINPSLTPSTRNSVSSVYRSTLSNKHQILMITVTWCKSFSNQGLTISFGTQDPPSPPFRLNTNSRFFRKKKGSKLMVESSNHESRIEVFWDLSNAKYDTGPEPVDGYYVAVVVGLEIALIIGHIAEESVTKKLKAMAATSSGKFSLLSRREHCSGNTLYTTKAQFCENGTWHDIMIRCSGGNGNEGLLKSSSSSSLSSSPPALMVCIDKKTVIRVKRLQWNFRGNQTIFVDGLLVDLLWDVHNWFFNPSSSSGYAVFMFRTRTGLDSRLWLQEKPSLKDKDALEFSFLIYACKTA